One genomic window of bacterium includes the following:
- a CDS encoding 4Fe-4S ferredoxin has translation MRKIKENICPQNSTCMNVKNCCANLIEELGYGFPAPMIENEKCTYCEKCTAAHIKSCSIEKK, from the coding sequence ATGAGAAAAATTAAAGAAAATATTTGTCCGCAAAATTCCACCTGTATGAATGTTAAAAATTGCTGCGCAAACTTGATTGAAGAATTAGGGTATGGTTTCCCTGCGCCAATGATTGAAAATGAAAAATGCACTTACTGTGAAAAATGTACAGCAGCACATATTAAAAGCTGTTCTATAGAAAAAAAATAA